From the genome of Torulaspora globosa chromosome 2, complete sequence, one region includes:
- the BPL1 gene encoding biotin--[acetyl-CoA-carboxylase] ligase BPL1 (ancestral locus Anc_7.315), giving the protein MNVLVYNGPGTTPGSVKHTTQTLRHFLEPYYAVSTISSKALQTEPWMSKASAIVFPGGADLPYVKECRMVIPKIRDFVERQGGLFIGFCAGGYFGTSRVEFAQGDPAMEVTGNRDLKLFPGISRGPAFDGFRYNSEEGARPCPLILPDGTEFATYFNGGPLFVDADEFNNTEVLARYKETPDVAYYDSSSKTAEAGPAAVVLCSVGKGKALLTGPHPEFIPRLLERTDDVHFLSKVVNVLKENEAKRLSFLKMIFTKAGLNCNNDFSNVRAPNLTPLLVASSEGKQDTVSEFRNNIMNASGLRKTDRYVEIDGGSDIFHFYDGLSSSYDDAAASLLHEEPDEVAKAVIFPAEGETTPSLALTSNFDVDKYFKYLSPTNNIGSLLMYGEVVTSTSSLLNENKIILSCIPKNSMLHVGTIQVSGRGRGGNVWINPKGVSASTAVITLPLRSPKTNKPVSIVFVQYLSMLAYCQAITSYGPGYEDLPVRIKWPNDLYALNPKYYQSSKLSILGKRMGQGSQLQVISVSDIEPAYMKIAGLLVNSNFINDSYTLLLGCGLNVSHDGPTTSLNTWINLLNEEREAARLDNLEPIQIEKLQALYMNHLEAYLRKFIDYGASSILPDYYRLWLHSNQIVTLMDHHNARAMITGITEDYGLLVAKELVSGSNTQFTGSIYHLQPDGNSFDIFKGLISKKAA; this is encoded by the coding sequence ATGAACGTCCTGGTGTACAATGGTCCTGGAACCACACCAGGCTCTGTGAAACATACTACCCAGACTTTAAGACACTTTCTGGAACCGTATTATGCTGTCAGTACCATATCGTCTAAGGCGCTGCAAACGGAGCCCTGGATGTCGAAGGCATCGGCAATTGTGTTTCCCGGTGGAGCTGATCTTCCCTATGTAAAAGAATGCAGGATGGTGATACCTAAGATCAGGGACTTTGTCGAGAGGCAGGGTGGTTTGTTCATAGGTTTTTGTGCTGGTGGTTACTTTGGCACTAGCCGGGTTGAGTTTGCTCAGGGCGATCCAGCGATGGAAGTCACAGGCAATAGAGATTTAAAATTATTCCCAGGGATTTCTCGTGGTCCAGCATTCGATGGATTCAGGTATAATAGCGAGGAAGGGGCAAGACCGTGTCCGTTGATTCTGCCTGATGGGACCGAGTTCGCAACATACTTTAATGGTGGACCACTTTTTGTCGATGCGGATGAGTTCAACAATACTGAAGTCCTTGCACGGTACAAAGAAACTCCAGATGTTGCATATTATGACTCTTCCTCCAAGACTGCTGAGGCAGGGCCGGCGGCTGTAGTTTTGTGTTCAGTTGGGAAAGGGAAAGCGCTTCTCACTGGACCACATCCTGAGTTCATTCCTCGCTTGCTGGAGAGAACTGATGATGTACACTTTCTCTCGAAGGTGGTCAACGTGCTGAAGGAAAACGAAGCTAAAAGATTgagctttctcaaaatgATCTTCACGAAAGCTGGACTTAACTGCAATAACGACTTTTCGAATGTTAGAGCGCCAAACTTGACACCACTGCTAGTGGCATCCTCAGAGGGTAAACAGGATACTGTGAGCGAGTTTCGAAATAATATCATGAACGCTTCAGGTTTAAGGAAAACCGATCGCTACGTTGAAATCGATGGCGGCAGCGATATCTTCCATTTCTATGATGGATTATCTTCCTCATACGATGATGCTGCAGCTTCTCTGTTGCACGAGGAACCGGATGAAGTTGCAAAAGCAGTTATCTTTCCAGCAGAGGGCGAAACGACTCCTAGCTTAGCTCTTACTTCCAATTTTGACGTGGACAAGTATTTCAAATATCTGAGCCCAACTAACAATATCGGAAGTCTGTTAATGTATGGAGAAGTTGTGACTTCCACCAGCTCGTTGTTGAACGAAAACAAGATTATTCTGTCTTGTATACCAAAAAACTCTATGCTGCATGTAGGAACGATTCAAGTTTCTGGTCGCggaagaggaggaaatgTGTGGATAAATCCGAAAGGTGTGTCTGCTTCAACCGCCGTCATTACGCTCCCACTGCGTTCACCGAAGACTAATAAGCCGGTTTCTATTGTTTTCGTCCAATATCTTTCAATGTTGGCTTACTGTCAAGCTATCACCAGTTATGGACCGGGCTATGAGGACTTGCCTGTTAGAATCAAATGGCCAAACGATCTCTATGCTTTGAACCCCAAATATTATCAAAGTTCTAAATTATCAATACTTGGAAAGAGAATGGGCCAAGGATCTCAATTGCAAGTCATATCGGTATCTGATATTGAGCCAGCCTACATGAAAATAGCCGGACTTTTGGTCAATTCGAACTTCATTAATGACAGCTACACGCTGCTTCTCGGCTGTGGGTTGAACGTGAGTCATGATGGGCCAACAACCTCGTTGAATACTTGGATCAACTTATTGAATGAAGAGCGTGAGGCTGCACGTCTAGATAACTTGGAACCAATTCAAATCGAGAAGCTGCAAGCGTTGTACATGAATCATCTCGAAGCATATCTTCGTAAGTTTATTGATTACGGAGCGTCTTCTATTCTACCTGATTATTATCGTTTATGGCTGCATAGTAACCAAATCGTAACACTAATGGACCATCATAATGCCAGGGCAATGATCACCGGCATAACTGAAGATTACGGTTTACTAGTGGCCAAAGAACTGGTTTCAGGAAGTAATACACAGTTCACAGGATCGATATACCATCTGCAGCCCGATGGGAACTCGTTCGATATTTTCAAAGGGTTGATCTCCAAGAAGGCCGCTTGA
- the CRD1 gene encoding cardiolipin synthase (ancestral locus Anc_7.316), whose translation MLILHPRNFAPLRPIQLLRVRGRIVASRLSYRGSVRGTSNNAEEKALNTSVFTVPNVLTMTRIACTPFIGHYIWTNNLTPALGLFAYSCLTDFLDGHIARKYKLKSVAGTILDPIADKLLMIVTTISLAVPPGPQLIPLPIAGLILGRDVLLGLSALYFRYASMRQKYRKISWASYWDFFHYPSAEVKPTLISKYNTLFQMVYLGLGVLVLILKNREEEEERGNEAVSSKSLAECFEWMGYLVAITTIFSGGSYVFSRDAVKFLKK comes from the coding sequence ATGCTGATTCTACATCCCAGGAATTTTGCACCTTTGAGACCTATCCAACTGCTTAGGGTACGTGGCAGGATAGTTGCCAGTCGGCTGTCATATCGAGGTTCAGTGAGAGGTACGTCAAACAATGCTGAAGAGAAGGCTTTAAACACATCTGTATTCACAGTTCCAAACGTTCTCACGATGACAAGGATAGCATGTACTCCGTTTATTGGACATTACATTTGGACGAATAACCTGACACCGGCACTGGGACTGTTTGCGTATTCATGCTTGACAGACTTCCTGGATGGCCATATAGCGAGAAAGTACAAATTGAAGTCCGTTGCAGGCACGATATTGGATCCCATCGCGGATAAGCTGCTGATGATTGTCACTACGATATCTTTGGCAGTTCCACCGGGACCGCAATTGATCCCGTTGCCGATCGCGGGACTCATACTGGGCAGAGATGTGTTATTGGGATTGAGTGCTCTATATTTCCGTTATGCATCGATGAGACAGAAATATAGGAAGATCTCTTGGGCTTCCTACTGGGATTTTTTTCACTACCCAAGCGCTGAAGTTAAGCCAACATTGATATCCAAGTATAACACTTTGTTCCAAATGGTATATCTAGGGCTTGGTGTTTTGGTTCTGATCCTGAAGAACagagaggaggaagaggagcGAGGAAATGAAGCTGTCAGTTCGAAGTCGCTGGCGGAATGCTTCGAATGGATGGGCTACTTAGTGGCCATCACGACAATCTTCAGCGGTGGCTCGTATGTCTTCAGCAGAGATGCTgtgaaatttctcaagaaatAA
- the CCT4 gene encoding chaperonin-containing T-complex subunit CCT4 (ancestral locus Anc_7.317) yields the protein MAAKVSSNATFQTREKPQEVRKANIIAARAVADAIRTSLGPKGMDKMIKTSRGEVIISNDGHTILKQMAILHPVAKMLVEVSAAQDAEAGDGTTSVVILTGALLGAAERLLNKGIHPTIIAESFQRAAKRSVDILLEMSHKVSLKDKDDLVRAASTSLSSKIVSHFSSFLAPLAVDAVLSISSEASKTVDLTDIRLIKKVGGTIADTAMVDGVVLTQNVVKTAGGPIRMEKARVGLIQFQISPPKPDTENNIVVSDYRQMDKILKEERAYLLNICKKIKKSKCNVLLIQKSILRDAVNELALHFLSKLNIMVIKDIEREEVEFLSKSLGCKPISDIELFTEDRLGSADLVEEIESDGSKIVQLTGVKNDKAKPTVSVIIRGANQMILDETERSLHDALCVIRCLVKQRGLIAGGGAPEIEISRRLTKESRSMEGVEAFIWQEFAQALEVIPTTLAENAGLNSIKVVTELRSRHEGGELNEGISVRRSGTANTYDEHILQPVLVSTSAITLASECVKSILRIDDICFSR from the coding sequence ATGGCTGCTAAGGTTTCTTCCAATGCCACGTTTCAAACGAGGGAAAAGCCCCAGGAGGTTCGCAAGGCCAACATCATTGCTGCTCGCGCTGTTGCTGATGCCATTCGTACCTCTTTAGGTCCTAAAGGTATGGATAAAATGATCAAGACTTCTCGTGGTGAAGTTATTATTTCCAATGATGGTCACActattttgaaacaaaTGGCGATTTTACATCCTGTGGCTAAGATGCTTGTGGAAGTATCAGCTGCGCAAGACGCCGAGGCTGGTGACGGTACCACTTCGGTGGTTATTTTAACAGGAGCTCTTCTTGGAGCGGCTGAAAGATTACTGAATAAGGGCATTCATCCAACGATAATTGCAGAGTCGTTCCAGAGGGCTGCAAAGAGGTCGGTGGACATTCTTCTGGAGATGTCACACAAGGTTTCACTCAAGGATAAGGATGATTTAGTGAGAGCGGCCTCGACGTCTCTCAGCTCGAAGATTGTTTCTCATTTTTCCAGTTTTTTGGCTCCGCTGGCTGTAGACGCAGTGTTGAGTATCTCCAGTGAAGCGTCGAAAACGGTGGACCTAACTGATATCCGTTTGATTAAAAAGGTTGGCGGTACCATTGCAGACACAGCGATGGTTGATGGTGTCGTGTTGACGCAGAACGTGGTCAAGACCGCAGGAGGACCGATTAGGATGGAAAAGGCAAGGGTAGGGCTCATTCAGTTCCAGATCTCTCCACCGAAGCCAGACACTGAAAATAACATTGTTGTTAGCGATTACAGACAGATGGATaagattttgaaggaagaaagagcGTACCTGTTGAACATCTGTAAGAAGATAAAAAAGAGCAAATGTAACGTTTTGTTGATTCAAAAATCCATCCTTAGAGACGCCGTGAACGAGTTAGCCCTTCACTTTTTGTCTAAACTGAACATCATGGTCATTAAGGATATCGAAAGGGAGGAAGTAGAATTCTTGTCCAAGAGTTTGGGTTGCAAGCCAATCTCAGACATTGAACTATTTACAGAGGACAGGCTAGGTTCCGCTGACCTAGTTGAGGAAATCGAGAGCGACGGTTCTAAGATTGTTCAACTAACTGGTGTCAAGAATGACAAGGCTAAGCCCACCGTCTCCGTTATCATTCGTGGTGCAAATCAAATGATTCTAGACGAAACTGAGCGTTCATTACACGATGCGCTTTGTGTCATTCGCTGTTTAGTTAAGCAGAGAGGATTGAttgctggtggtggtgcCCCAGAAATAGAAATTTCCCGTAGATTGACTAAGGAATCGCGTTCCATGGAAGGCGTTGAGGCCTTTATCTGGCAGGAGTTCGCCCAAGCCTTAGAAGTTATTCCCACCACTTTAGCTGAGAATGCTGGTCTCAACAGCATAAAAGTGGTCACTGAGCTACGCTCCAGACATGAGGGAGGAGAGCTAAATGAGGGAATATCGGTGAGGCGCTCCGGTACCGCAAACACATACGATGAACATATTCTACAGCCGGTGCTGGTTAGCACCAGCGCTATAACCCTTGCATCTGAATGTGTCAAATCGATACTACGTATTGATGATATATGCTTCAGTCGTTAA
- the CDC123 gene encoding cell proliferation protein CDC123 (ancestral locus Anc_7.318), producing the protein MDGSYTALEPLPVSRRHVENCRYSNWYHLFPGHVPLSRVIKPLPAEFVRYLEQDGIRLPDPEQVKSFYTQGVVGDEENEYSDWSENEEDESSSEKAETMDPLKDFPELHETIGSIIRELGAVAPKLNWSAPRDATWILPNNTMKCSEINELYLLLNASNYISFDLQHGFDECADEGDDSEGAEFELVLRQWFDINPALEFRVFVKDGRLLGVSQRDLNYYSFLEPLVEDFKDVIDEFVSDVFLTKFTEKACVLDVYIPRPFNKLYLIDINPFSRTTDSLLFSWNELLSEDTDGECDYELRIVSENNVGRFASKEHSENQVPKDIVDASLDPESIRELTEKWRDLLRHQEAEDSDGSEKLD; encoded by the coding sequence ATGGATGGATCCTATACTGCGTTGGAACCTCTGCCTGTTAGTAGACGACATGTGGAGAATTGCCGTTATTCCAATTGGTATCATTTGTTTCCGGGTCATGTACCGCTGTCTAGGGTAATCAAACCGCTTCCGGCAGAGTTTGTTCGTTATTTGGAGCAGGATGGGATAAGGCTACCAGATCCTGAGCAAGTCAAGTCTTTTTATACACAGGGAGTTGTAGGAGATGAGGAAAACGAATACAGTGACTGGAGCGAaaatgaggaagacgaatCCTCGAGTGAAAAAGCAGAAACTATGGACCCTCTCAAAGACTTTCCGGAGCTACATGAGACGATAGGTTCAATAATACGGGAGCTGGGCGCGGTAGCGCCCAAACTCAATTGGTCTGCTCCGCGAGATGCGACTTGGATTCTACCCAACAACACGATGAAATGCTCGGAGATTAATGAGCTGTATCTTTTGCTGAATGCCTCTAACTACATATCTTTTGATCTGCAACATGGCTTTGATGAATGTGCCGATGAGGGCGACGACAGCGAGGGTGCGGAGTTCGAGCTGGTCTTAAGACAGTGGTTCGACATCAATCCAGCGTTGGAGTTTCGAGTTTTCGTGAAAGACGGGCGCCTACTAGGGGTTTCGCAGCGCGATTTAAACTACTACAGCTTTCTGGAACCACTGGTTGAGGATTTTAAAGACGTAATCGATGAATTCGTCAGCGATGTGTTTTTAACAAAGTTTACTGAGAAAGCATGCGTACTCGACGTGTACATCCCCCGACCTTTCAACAAATTATATCTGATTGATATCAATCCTTTCTCGAGAACTACTGATTCGCTTTTGTTTTCATGGAACGAGCTGCTTTCTGAAGATACAGATGGAGAATGTGACTATGAACTAAGAATAGTCAGTGAAAATAATGTAGGTCGATTTGCATCGAAGGAACACTCCGAGAATCAAGTCCCTAAGGATATTGTCGATGCTTCGCTGGACCCTGAATCGATTAGAGAGCTTACTGAAAAGTGGCGTGACCTGTTGCGTCACCAAGAAGCGGAAGACTCCGATGGAAGTGAGAAACTCGATTAA
- the FRE1 gene encoding ferric/cupric-chelate reductase (ancestral locus Anc_7.319) has translation MKTGYIIWLLLACLPLGNGLVLIDSTLASACIYYELQYDWGCNSHGTGMKAYACRCKNINWLGTVTNCIRNNSDSTRLINHALRHVATRCLQKGHLHYSLDDMYRFADNGSQYLREPTLEDKSVTVNTTLLVNQTDFDWYHRKFKDYTFSVERSQWFGWGLVLYWAAIVGFATFFNLCRRLAGYSLANNWCRKHITLPSAFKDYRERTYFFAKIVPLNFQTRLHGLVVAVFVVLTIISVGVGYELKLPHPYLTTRWYANLNLVSYRTDLMAISLFPVIYLFGIRNNPLIYISGMPYSVFQFYHRWCAYTCAVLAFIHSIIWTVWAIADGGYEMWAMDAYWKWGIAATTLIVLLVFHSEKVIRDLAYEIFLVMHQFMNIAFIISMYYHCNTLGWLGWIWSMAGILCYDRFIRIVRIAISGGVRTATLIDCGNRSVIKMVMKKPKYFTYAAGSHAYVYFLSPTDSWYYFFQSHPFSIILKPEEDRRNPDNLVFYFKASKSITRAMLNKVMKSGRGSVTCKILLEGPYGTTIPETVKGVRKTVAVCAGLGISAVYPILRENSISQRQIYHKLIWIINDLTSLDWFHEELQWLKAQGTKISIVYTKADDKDVEASSKGSQTSESGYELEKLYSRPNLLSVVESEVQQASSEAVDLTIVSCGPPSFNDELRDSVVRSIAPDLKIDVELQEESYTW, from the coding sequence ATGAAAACTGGCTATATAATTTGGCTTTTGTTGGCCTGTCTGCCTTTGGGCAACGGACTGGTACTTATTGATTCGACTTTGGCATCGGCGTGTATCTACTATGAACTACAGTACGACTGGGGCTGCAATTCCCATGGCACTGGTATGAAAGCATATGCCTGTCGTTGTAAGAATATCAATTGGTTAGGTACCGTGACTAATTGCATTAGAAATAACTCCGATTCGACGAGGTTGATAAATCATGCGCTTAGACATGTTGCGACTCGTTGTCTCCAAAAAGGCCATTTGCATTATTCCCTGGATGATATGTATCGATTTGCCGATAATGGATCGCAGTACCTGCGGGAGCCCACGTTAGAGGATAAATCGGTAACGGTCAATACGACTTTGCTGGTCAATCAAACTGACTTCGACTGGTATCACAGGAAATTCAAGGACTATACTTTTTCTGTGGAGAGATCTCAATGGTTTGGATGGGGCCTGGTCCTTTACTGGGCAGCGATTGTAGGTTTTGCTACGTTCTTCAACCTTTGCAGAAGACTTGCTGGCTACTCGTTAGCGAACAATTGGTGTAGGAAGCACATCACTCTACCCTCAGCTTTTAAAGACTACCGTGAAAGAACGTATTTCTTTGCTAAAATTGTACCTTTGAATTTTCAAACTCGTTTGCATGGACTGGTTGTTGCTGTTTTTGTTGTGCTAACCATCATTTCAGTCGGCGTGGGCTACGAGCTGAAGTTGCCACATCCATACTTGACAACCAGATGGTATGCGAACCTGAATTTGGTGAGCTATAGAACAGATTTGATGGCCATCTCGTTATTTCCAGTCATATACCTATTTGGCATCAGAAACAATCCACTTATCTATATCTCTGGGATGCCCTACTCAGTATTCCAGTTCTACCATCGTTGGTGTGCATATACATGCGCCGTTTTGGCATTCATCCACTCCATTATTTGGACAGTGTGGGCCATTGCTGATGGTGGCTATGAGATGTGGGCAATGGACGCTTACTGGAAGTGGGGTATCGCAGCGACGACTCTGATTGTTCTGCTTGTTTTTCATAGTGAGAAAGTCATCAGAGATCTTGCTTATGAAATCTTCTTAGTTATGCACCAATTTATGAATATTGCATTCATCATAAGCATGTATTACCATTGCAATACACTAGGGTGGTTAGGTTGGATCTGGTCCATGGCAGGGATTCTTTGTTATGATCGGTTCATTAGAATCGTGAGAATAGCCATCAGTGGAGGAGTTCGTACAGCAACTCTCATTGATTGCGGAAATAGATCGGTTATAAAAATGGTAATGAAGAAGCCCAAATACTTCACATATGCTGCTGGATCTCACGCATACGTTTACTTCCTCAGTCCAACTGATTCGTGGTATTACTTCTTTCAATCTCATCCCTTCAGCATTATATTAAAGCCAGAGGAAGATCGCCGAAATCCTGATAATCTGGTCTTTTACTTCAAAGCCAGTAAAAGCATCACCAGAGCCATGCTTAATAAAGTCATGAAAAGCGGAAGAGGATCTGTCACTTGCAAGATCCTCTTGGAGGGTCCTTACGGGACTACAATCCCCGAAACCGTCAAGGGTGTCAGGAAAACTGTCGCAGTCTGTGCTGGACTTGGCATATCTGCTGTATATCCAATCTTGAGAGAGAATTCAATTTCCCAAAGGCAAATTTACCACAAGCTGATCTGGATTATTAATGATTTAACTTCTCTTGATTGGTTTCACGAAGAGTTGCAATGGTTGAAAGCCCAAGGCACAAAGATCTCTATAGTTTACACCAAGGCTGATGACAAGGACGTCGAAGCTTCATCCAAAGGCTCTCAAACGTCAGAGAGCGGGTACGAGCTTGAGAAGCTATATTCGCGCCCAAATTTGCTTAGCGTGGTTGAATCTGAGGTTCAACAAGCCTCTAGTGAAGCTGTCGATTTAACAATAGTCAGTTGCGGTCCCCCTTCATTCAACGATGAGCTTCGTGACTCTGTAGTAAGAAGCATAGCTccagatttgaagatagatgttgagcttcaagaggAAAGTTACACCTGGTGA
- a CDS encoding uncharacterized protein (ancestral locus Anc_7.320): protein MSRADLPEVIVIGAGGVGVIAALSLSLAGESRVSLVVRSDYEQVREHGYEINSCDYGQLRNWRPHRFFKGVEEASESGKFFEYVVVTTKNIPDGPEGSTVPDVIRPIVESNRRLCPERQTNILLIQNGIDIEKDIYAKFDCANEKIVVLSGTQLIGSTKIGKGVIRQIGQDHILVGPFDVQNKAAVDAAQKFIDLYRCEDRNLVLFDDKVRYTRWRKLIYNSVISTTTALVGMDVSRCLKFGVAGMGTEEEIFKPGMREIFAIAASEGIELDEECISFFCDISRKQEYKPSMCIDCENGQLMELEVLLGNPLKIARENGVETPVLSLLYNMLYMVQNKLKEQKGYIKFELDDE, encoded by the coding sequence ATGAGCAGAGCTGATCTTCCAGAGGTCATTGTGATCGGTGCTGGTGGTGTCGGAGTGATCGCGGCCTTGTCCTTATCTCTTGCAGGTGAAAGTCGGGTTTCCTTAGTTGTCAGATCTGATTATGAACAAGTCAGGGAGCATGGGTATGAGATCAACTCCTGCGACTACGGTCAATTGCGTAACTGGAGACCTCATAGATTCTTCAAGGGTGTAGAAGAGGCATCTGAAAGCGGGAAATTCTTCGAATATGTCGTAGTTACTACGAAAAATATTCCAGACGGACCTGAGGGTTCTACTGTACCGGACGTAATAAGGCCTATTGTGGAAAGTAATCGTAGGCTTTGTCCCGAAAGACAGACGAACATTCTGCTGATTCAGAACGGGATCGATATTGAAAAAGACATCTATGCCAAGTTCGATTGCGCCAATGAAAAAATAGTGGTTCTCTCAGGAACGCAGCTAATCGGGTCAACGAAAATTGGCAAGGGTGTCATCCGCCAAATTGGGCAGGATCACATTTTAGTTGGCCCATTCGATGTTCAAAATAAAGCAGCGGTCGATGCAGCTCAGAAGTTCATTGATTTGTACAGGTGTGAAGATCGTAACTTGGTGCTTTTCGATGACAAGGTTCGCTACACGAGATGGAGGAAGCTCATCTACAATTCCGTGATCAGCACGACAACAGCGCTGGTTGGGATGGACGTTTCCCGCTGCTTGAAGTTCGGTGTCGCTGGTATGGGTACGGAGGAGGAAATATTCAAACCTGGAATGAGAGAAATTTTTGCCATCGCTGCTAGTGAAGGAATAGAACTGGATGAGGAATGTATCTCATTTTTCTGTGATATATCCAGAAAGCAGGAGTACAAGCCTTCGATGTGTATTGATTGCGAAAATGGTCAGTTGATGGAGCTGGAAGTTCTCCTCGGGAATCCGTTAAAAATAGCAAGAGAAAACGGCGTTGAGACACCGGTATTGTCGTTACTTTATAATATGCTCTACATGGTTCAGAACAAActgaaagagcagaagGGCTACATAAAGTTTGAGCTAGACGACGAATAA
- the CRR1 gene encoding putative glycosylase (ancestral locus Anc_7.321), translated as MQRILGLFCVLICFFATINAQVDFYRPLVPIHCNSVQKCPEEWPCCSPYGECGSGPVCMGGCNPRFSYNETSCAPMPALVPPNNIEYSSAPLSALDGKEDAAQLESRGLLHFNKYLISDVQSDARYMLENIAFTYSGPTSIHPQTGDIVLSMPRGSSGCLLAATRYFLYGRSSVRMRTGRSRGVISSVVIMSAVGDEIDFEFLGSELYQVQSTYYYRGELIYNKMLEVPVSSDTNANYHDYEIDWNEHRIHWLVDGRIVRTLYKEDTWDEELGIYKYPQTPMRLEVALWPGGLASNHPGTIEWAGGLIDWDNSPDMIESGKFTAHIKSMTVVPYTNRYISAINRCMRREHNIAYDYIMPPDGIFDEASFAIYCGLIPNIRKWSDSGFSIPRNPIQAARWSGKVFMSGKAFTPVNTETDFVQNINDLASLPNGTMIYNKTQENTFSTEQKSSGASTMAQNNPLRKIKGLASTFWVS; from the coding sequence ATGCAAAGAATCCTTGGTTTATTTTGTGTATTAATCTGTTTTTTTGCTACGATTAATGCACAAGTAGATTTTTACCGCCCGTTGGTTCCGATTCACTGTAATTCGGTACAAAAGTGCCCTGAAGAGTGGCCATGCTGTTCCCCATACGGTGAATGTGGGTCAGGTCCTGTTTGTATGGGCGGTTGCAATCCGAGGTTTTCTTATAACGAGACGAGTTGTGCTCCTATGCCTGCGCTGGTGCCACCTAATAACATCGAATATTCCTCTGCGCCTCTTTCGGCACTTGATGGTAAGGAAGACGCGGCACAGCTTGAGAGCAGAGGACTGCTTCACTTCAATAAGTATTTGATTTCAGATGTTCAGAGCGACGCTAGATACATGCTAGAAAACATTGCCTTCACATACAGTGGACCAACAAGCATCCACCCGCAAACCGGCGATATTGTTCTTTCAATGCCCAGGGGCTCTAGCGGCTGTCTGCTGGCTGCCACAAGGTATTTCCTCTACGGTAGAAGCTCGGTACGCATGAGAACTGGGAGATCAAGAGGCGTGATCTCTTCGGTCGTCATAATGTCCGCAGTGGGAGACGAGATCGATTTTGAATTCCTTGGAAGTGAGCTCTACCAAGTGCAATCTACTTATTACTATCGTGGTGAACTGATCTACAACAAAATGCTGGAGGTTCCAGTTTCGTCAGACACCAATGCGAACTACCACGACTACGAAATTGACTGGAACGAACACCGAATCCACTGGCTTGTAGACGGTAGGATCGTGAGAACGTTATATAAGGAGGACACCTGGGATGAGGAGTTGGGAATTTATAAGTACCCACAAACGCCTATGAGATTGGAAGTTGCTTTATGGCCTGGAGGCTTAGCAAGCAATCATCCGGGTACAATTGAGTGGGCTGGTGGCCTAATTGACTGGGACAACTCTCCTGATATGATCGAAAGCGGAAAATTCACCGCGCATATAAAGTCTATGACTGTTGTTCCATACACGAATAGATACATCTCAGCCATTAACCGGTGTATGCGGCGAGAACATAACATTGCATATGACTATATCATGCCACCGGACGGCATATTCGATGAGGCTTCTTTTGCAATATACTGTGGTCTGATCCCAAATATCAGGAAATGGTCCGATTCTGGCTTCAGCATACCAAGGAATCCAATTCAAGCGGCTCGCTGGTCGGGAAAGGTCTTCATGTCGGGAAAGGCCTTTACGCCAGTCAACACTGAAACAGATTTCGTTCAAAATATAAACGACCTGGCTTCTTTGCCCAATGGAACTATGATTTACAACAAAACTCAAGAAAACACTTTCAGCACCGAGCAAAAATCATCCGGTGCTTCTACCATGGCACAGAACAATCCTCTCAGGAAGATCAAGGGGTTGGCATCAACGTTTTGGGTATCTTAA